A genome region from Anastrepha obliqua isolate idAnaObli1 chromosome 4, idAnaObli1_1.0, whole genome shotgun sequence includes the following:
- the LOC129244807 gene encoding tetratricopeptide repeat protein 37: MSSKETKAILKEVREAIKTENFNDAIEKCEALLQDEPNNYMAYLLLGAAYQNSNKDQAAKYLRKAVEFSPAAPTVALQGLANCAPLNELPKIYEQLLDLVPEKCSYYFERLYVAGLNNRCVGEECFNILKSELKRNDQDVERRKYVLKYLAQLWVHFEFDVVEEDETTYKYALEELIADPDAEQYLNAYKRYLKLLYKKGDYTNCIKHACAVTEKYPHDIYAYEWVCKIYCESREVATECLNNQNQNIEQYVAALLQLNKNASLGLLIKAIEFYEQRQFVAARDLLYRVRELQPTYTIALELLARVEMVIGVWSTALSIWCKIGKKNSVEHALCLSHVSNEKAQLRETTEMLQKFDQNEDVMAVLARCYFKLGYIDQLKTLQLSILQQAEFLETPEAAIDLLQSCADTESFETLFLLSKLHLQLSHYATALNCMLKATRLQPYCAECFHYLGKIYYVTKDIVRARKCFEKCVSLNPLCEDAVNNLSAIYQQLGEEDLNVALLLNTLQHMEFNDSKRIHYKLGLHFFNVNKWDDAIQSFRTAIKLDVSCMHYWESLGDAYAERGSYNSAIRVFQKILEMNPHNIYAKLQIALIKSTVRMYPEAIAEFVELLRTHPDYLPGLKGAAEAHIGLANNLKLEHLYGRCKYHLQMAVNHLQRAFQSLNDNNMFWLWRLTANVFVQTARMPSSLAYLEVSGKLAKLEDETAILSRKDLFILAARFYTCAIKLKSNTFIWYEFALCCYYCAVYVPDVAVTQLELATKACKMAIHEQSDRWQNWNLLGVINLHNVINNLALAQHCFIQALTLERKSYMSWTNLGALYLKLGEIKLANQAFQRAQQSSPIYGNAWIGQAMIAEAIGEEEEALDLFRHCQQFEYHPESALGYAHWVCTVLADPQKCEITHYRHAINSMYADVVALDAINWYLVNEEKDATLAALSFQGFLNLQQKHYRPAERAYLQAVESTVATTNEQRDKLLTNLGYLYLKMNRPNDAINVFNRVTHASLKAIIGLALAFVRAGQHQEAYSLYNSVLKSLVADNEDKAGMILVAMAAMVYASQGEADTKTILYQCILLKNSPIQALYSACALGILHDDNQLTMTILTELKKYENSGAHSGHIAYLTAQHYVATKKTRKGLTYLLSRVHVFPHCAELRKVLADFLLNNFSHASQYHVATSQIALSSISLSHRNKAQKSDCIEDSKSLLIASRALKPVDKLRSLKLIQHAIRLHPQNQNAWLALQEVY; this comes from the exons atgtcaAGCAAGGAGACCAAAGCAATACTTAAGGAAGTTCGAGAAGCtattaaaactgaaaatttcaaCGATGCAATAGAGAAATGTGAA GCCCTGCTGCAAGATGAACCCAATAATTATATGGCTTATTTACTATTAGGAGCGGCCTATCAAAATAGCAATAAAGACCAG gcGGCAAAGTATTTACGTAAAGCGGTTGAGTTTTCACCAGCTGCACCAACTGTTGCGCTACAGGGTTTAGCTAACTGCGCTCCACTGAATGAATTGCCCAAAATTTATGAGCAATTGTTAGATTTAGTACC TGAAAAGTGTAGTTATTATTTTGAGAGACTTTACGTCGCAGGACTCAACAACAGGTGTGTAGGCGAAGAATGTTTTAACATTTTGAAGAGTGAATTAAAGCGAAATGATCAAGATGTAGAACGTAGGAAAtatgtattgaaatatttagCGCAGCTTTGGGTGCATTTTGAATTTGATGTGGTCGAAGAGGATGAAACTACT TATAAATATGCTTTGGAGGAGCTGATAGCGGATCCTGATGCTGAGCAGtatttaaatgcatacaaacgtTATCTTAAACTTCTATATAAAAAGGGTGATTACACAAACTGCATTAAACATGCTTGTGCAGTTACCGAAAAATACCCCCACGATATTTACGCTTATGAGTGGGTGTGCAAAATTTACTGTGAATCCCGTGAAGTGGCTACGGAATGCCTaaataatcaaaatcaaaatattgaacAGTATGTAGCGGCATTGTTACAGCTGAATAAAAATGCTAGTTTAGGGCTACTTATCAAAGCAATCGAATTTTATGAGCAGCGACAATTTGTAGCAGCGCGAGATTTGCTATATCGGGTTCGTGAGTTGCAACCGACATACACTATTGCGTTGGAGTTGTTGGCGCGCGTAGAAATGGTGATTGGTGTTTGGAGCACGGCTTTGTCAATATGGtgtaaaattggaaaaaagaattCTGTTGAACATGCCCTGTGTTTGTCCCATGTTAGCAACGAAAAGGCACAATTACGAGAAACTACcgaaatgttacaaaaatttgaccaaaatgaAGATGTAATGGCAGTTTTAGCTAG GTGTTATTTTAAGCTTGGTTATATAGACCAATTAAAGACATTGCAGTTAAGCATACTGCAGCAAGCAGAGTTTCTGga GACGCCTGAAGCTGCTATTGACTTATTGCAAAGCTGCGCGGATACAGAGTCATTcgaaacactttttttactaTCCAAATTGCACTTGCAATTGTCTCATTATGCCACCGCTTTGAATTGTATGCTCAAAGCGACACGCTTGCAACCATATTGCGCTGAATGCTTCCACTATCTCGGGAAAATCTACTATGTTACGAAGGATATTGTGCGTGCGCGCAAATGTTTCGAAAAATGTGTTAGTTTAAATCCTTTGTGCGAGGATGCGGTGAATAATCTAAGCGCTATTTATCAGCAATTGGGTGAAGAG GATTTGAACGTGGCATTGTTGCTTAACACTCTTCAACATATGGAATTTAATGATTCTAAGCGTATACATTACAAATTAGGcctgcatttttttaatgttaacaaATGGGATGAT GCTATCCAATCATTTCGCACTGCTATAAAGCTCGATGTCAGTTGCATGCATTATTGGGAATCTCTGGGTGATGCGTATGCAGAGCGCGGTTCCTATAATTCTGCCATAcgcgtttttcaaaaaatactaGAAATGAATCCACACAATATTTACGCAAAATTACAAATTGCATTGATCAAATCG ACTGTACGCATGTATCCCGAAGCTATAGCCGAATTCGTCGAATTGCTACGAACTCATCCCGATTATTTGCCTGGTTTAAAGGGGGCTGCTGAAGCACACATTGGTTTGGCGAACAATCTAAAGCTGGAACATCTATACGGACGTTGTAAATATCATTTACAGATGGCTGTTAATCATTTACAACG TGCTTTTCAATCGCTAAACGATAACAACATGTTTTGGCTATGGCGTCTTACCGCTAATGTATTTGTACAAACGGCGCGCATGCCCAGCTCATTGGCTTACTTGGAGGTGTCGGGCAAACTGGCGAAATTAGAGGACGAAACAgcgattttgtcaagaaaagACCTGTTCATATTAGCGGCgag ATTTTACACTTGTGCcattaaattgaaatcaaacaCATTTATTTGGTATGAATTTGCCCTATGTTGTTATTATTGCGCTGTTTACGTGCCTGATGTAGCAGTCACTCAATTGGAATTGGCAACCAAAGCTTGTAAAATGGCTATACATGAACAAAGTGACCGTTGGCAAAATTGGAATTTGCTGGGagtaataaatttgcataatG TAATAAATAACTTGGCTTTGGCGCAGCATTGTTTCATACAGGCACTAACACTAGAACGTAAATCGTATATGTCATGGACAAATCTGGGCGCACTTTATTTAAAGCTTGGCGAAATAAAACTTGCAAATCAGGCTTTTCAGAGAGCACAGCAGTCCAGTCCTATATATGGAAATGCTTGGATTGGGCAGGCTATGATAGCTGAAGCAATCGGTGAAGAAGAGGAAGCATTAGATCTCTTCAGACATTGTCAGCAGTTTGAATATCACCCTGAGTCCGCACTCGGTTACGCCCACTGGGTGTGTACGGTGTTGGCTGATCCACAAAAGTGTGAAATTACACATTACCGACATGCCATAAACAGCATGTATGCGGACGTGGTCGCATTGGACGCAATTAATTG GTACCTTGTGAATGAGGAAAAGGATGCAACACTTGCCGCACTTTCGTTCCAGggctttttaaatttacaacaaaaacattatcGTCCAGCAGAGCGGGCATATCTTCAGGCTGTTGAATCGACAGTAGCAACAACTAATGAACAGCGTGATAAATTACTAACAAATTTGGGttatctttatttaaaaatgaatcgGCCGAATGATGCAATAAATGTTTTCAATCGAGTGACACACGCGTCGTTAAAGGCCATAATTGGGTTGGCTCTGGCTTTTGTTCGAGCTGGTCAGCACCAGGAAGCATATTCCTTGTATAACTCTGTATTGAAGAGCTTGGTGGCTGATAATGAGGACAAAGCGGGAATGATATTAGTAGCAATGGCGGCAATGGTTTACGCCTCGCAAGGAGAAGCGGATACTAAAACGATTCTATATCAATG catTCTGCTCAAGAACTCTCCTATCCAGGCTCTATATTCAGCGTGTGCTTTGGGTATTCTACACGACGATAATCAACTAACAATGACTATACTAACAGAGCTAAAGAAGTACGAAAATAGTGGAGCTCACTCTGGGCATATTGCATATTTGACGGCACAACACTATGTAGCTACT aaaaaaacaCGCAAAGGTCTAACATATCTACTATCACGTGTGCACGTATTCCCACATTGTGCCGAGCTGCGAAAAGTTTTGGCCGATTTTCTGCTGAACAATTTTAGTCATGCCTCGCAATATCATGTAGCTACCAGTCAAATTGCCTTGAGTTCAATTAGTTTGTCGCATCGTAATAAGGCGCAAAA aagcgACTGTATAGAGGACTCTAAATCGTTATTGATAGCCAGTCGCGCATTAAAACCTGTAGACAAATTGCGCTCGTTAAAGCTGATACAACATGCCATACGCCTACATCCGCAAAATCAGAACGCTTGGCTGGCGCTACAGGAAGTTTATTAA